The Teredinibacter sp. KSP-S5-2 genome includes a window with the following:
- a CDS encoding DUF484 family protein: protein MSDSNLTDTKTPIREEDISFYLRSHLNFFESHPDLLSELRLPHASGGAVSLVERQVSILRERNMEMRQRLSNLLDNARDNDRLFDKTKRLVLALLECNELGDLVDALYYSFDKEFGIHYTRLVLFSSKQLDCGAARQDSVFNAREHVGKRLKSPRAVSGGLDIREIQYLFDNDSPNIGSAALAVLIHGTPIGLLAIGNQDPKYYNSGMGTLFLSYIAEVLNRLLPKYL from the coding sequence ATGAGTGATAGCAATCTGACGGATACAAAAACGCCAATTCGGGAAGAAGACATTTCGTTCTACCTTCGATCTCATTTGAACTTTTTTGAATCACACCCAGATTTGCTTAGTGAGCTGCGCTTACCCCACGCTTCTGGTGGAGCCGTTTCACTGGTTGAACGTCAGGTTTCCATACTTCGCGAGCGCAATATGGAAATGCGACAGCGGTTAAGTAACCTGCTGGATAATGCACGAGACAACGATCGCCTGTTCGATAAAACCAAACGGCTGGTACTCGCTCTACTGGAATGTAATGAACTTGGCGATCTGGTCGATGCACTCTATTACAGCTTCGATAAAGAATTTGGTATTCATTACACCCGCCTGGTGCTATTTAGCTCCAAACAACTGGATTGCGGTGCAGCTCGACAGGACAGTGTATTTAACGCACGCGAACATGTTGGCAAACGCTTGAAATCACCCAGGGCGGTAAGTGGTGGTCTGGATATCCGCGAAATACAGTATTTGTTCGACAACGACTCACCAAACATCGGCTCTGCTGCACTTGCGGTATTAATTCACGGCACACCTATTGGCTTGCTTGCCATTGGCAATCAAGACCCCAAATACTACAACTCGGGAATGGGGACACTGTTTCTCTCATACATTGCTGAAGTGTTAAACCGGTTGTTACCCAAGTATCTGTGA
- the xerC gene encoding tyrosine recombinase XerC, translated as MQKEIDMFSTYLATERQLSKHTHDNYVRDLIKLQQYGVSEQLNQVQDIQVIHLRLLIGKLRQQGLATKSIQRWLSSIKMFFRFCKKQRWVTTNPTEGIQAPKADKKLPKTMDADQVSQLLNIDGSDFLSCRDKAMLEITYSSGLRLSELAGLNLHDLDLKAATLRVIGKGNKTRQLPIGSYALRALQDWLGQRKTQLKDQDEQAVFISQRGIRISVRNIQERFKKIGASQVGQHLHPHMLRHSFASHLLESSGDLRAVQELLGHENISTTQIYTHLDFQHLAKVYDQAHPRANKKS; from the coding sequence CTGCAAAAAGAAATCGACATGTTTTCGACATACTTGGCCACGGAACGCCAGCTTTCCAAGCACACCCACGATAATTATGTACGAGACCTGATCAAACTTCAGCAGTATGGCGTGTCCGAACAGTTGAACCAAGTGCAGGATATTCAGGTAATCCATTTACGATTGTTGATTGGAAAATTACGTCAACAGGGACTCGCGACAAAAAGTATTCAGCGCTGGCTGTCGAGCATTAAAATGTTTTTCCGCTTTTGTAAAAAACAGAGATGGGTAACAACGAACCCAACGGAAGGTATTCAAGCACCGAAAGCAGACAAAAAATTACCGAAAACCATGGATGCCGATCAGGTCAGTCAGTTGCTTAACATTGATGGTAGCGACTTTTTAAGCTGTCGGGATAAAGCCATGCTCGAAATCACCTATTCCTCCGGGCTGCGCTTATCCGAATTGGCGGGGCTTAACCTCCATGATCTGGATCTAAAAGCAGCCACACTCAGAGTTATAGGTAAAGGCAACAAAACCCGTCAATTACCTATTGGCAGTTATGCCCTACGCGCATTGCAAGACTGGTTAGGACAACGCAAGACACAACTCAAAGATCAAGATGAGCAAGCGGTGTTTATTTCGCAACGAGGAATACGAATCAGCGTACGTAATATTCAGGAACGTTTTAAAAAAATTGGCGCATCCCAGGTAGGGCAACACTTGCATCCGCATATGCTTCGACATTCTTTCGCCAGTCATTTACTGGAATCCAGCGGCGACTTACGGGCGGTACAGGAGTTACTTGGCCACGAAAATATTTCAACCACTCAAATCTATACCCATCTGGATTTTCAACATCTGGCCAAGGTATATGATCAGGCCCATCCAAGAGCAAACAAGAAATCCTGA
- a CDS encoding DUF523 domain-containing protein, which produces MDSIRKIKPVVVVSACLLGEKVRYDGQHKQQGSWLNELSDWVEIQKVCPEVESGLSTPRPPVHLVKKGDRIRAVGRDIPSLDVTDQLVHFSTHFHQCQVYDAAILKSRSPSCGVGSTPHQLGDGKRVLSNGIFSQALMDAFSTSIVFEESWFNDGGAVRDFLLATYLESYLKAKLITQNYQSRLLTLIDKLTNHSSNDYARDLHNELFNKYIFWPDLRG; this is translated from the coding sequence TTGGACTCCATTCGTAAAATCAAACCCGTCGTTGTAGTCAGTGCTTGCTTACTTGGTGAAAAGGTTCGCTACGACGGCCAGCACAAACAACAAGGCTCCTGGTTAAACGAGTTAAGCGACTGGGTTGAGATTCAAAAAGTCTGCCCAGAAGTTGAATCCGGTTTGAGCACACCCAGACCACCAGTACACCTAGTAAAAAAAGGGGATAGAATTCGAGCTGTTGGTCGTGATATTCCTTCACTTGATGTAACGGATCAGCTAGTGCACTTTTCAACTCATTTTCACCAGTGCCAAGTCTACGATGCAGCTATTCTAAAAAGCCGCTCCCCAAGTTGCGGGGTCGGTTCCACCCCCCATCAACTGGGAGATGGGAAACGGGTATTAAGTAACGGTATTTTCAGTCAGGCATTAATGGATGCTTTTTCCACCAGTATTGTTTTTGAAGAATCCTGGTTTAACGATGGTGGAGCAGTCAGAGACTTTCTTCTGGCAACCTATTTGGAAAGCTACTTAAAGGCCAAGTTGATTACTCAGAATTATCAATCCAGATTACTCACACTGATTGATAAACTCACCAACCACAGCAGTAACGATTACGCCCGCGATTTACATAACGAACTTTTTAATAAATACATATTTTGGCCTGACCTAAGAGGCTAG
- a CDS encoding P-II family nitrogen regulator, translating to MKLITAIIKPFKLDDVRNALSDIGVQGMTVTEVKGFGRQKGHTELYRGAEYVIDFLPKVKLELVLGEDLVDQAVEAITKAAQTGKIGDGKIFITPCEEVIRIRTGETGADAV from the coding sequence ATGAAATTAATTACAGCCATTATTAAACCTTTCAAGCTCGATGATGTTCGCAATGCGCTTTCAGATATCGGTGTACAAGGTATGACAGTGACAGAAGTGAAAGGGTTTGGTCGTCAGAAAGGTCATACTGAGCTTTATCGTGGCGCGGAGTATGTGATCGACTTTTTGCCTAAAGTGAAGCTAGAGCTTGTTCTTGGTGAAGATTTGGTTGATCAAGCTGTTGAAGCCATTACCAAAGCGGCACAAACAGGTAAGATCGGTGATGGTAAAATTTTCATCACGCCATGCGAAGAAGTCATCCGAATTCGTACCGGTGAAACTGGCGCCGACGCGGTTTAA
- a CDS encoding ammonium transporter → MENSIFQLQYALDTFYFLVCGALVMWMAAGFAMLESGLVRAKNTTEILTKNVALYAVACTMYLICGYSIMYGGDDFTLALSGISGNGVDAGKAYAPSADFFFQVVFVATAMSIVSGAVAERMKLWAFLAFAVVMCGLIYPMEGRWTWGTQPVFGMYTLGKLGWSDFAGSGIVHLAGASAALSGVLFLGARKGKYGPNGQVNAIPGANLPLATLGTFILWMGWFGFNGGSVLATASVESANSVAVVFMNTNAAAAGGLIAALLLARFIFGKADLTMALNGALAGLVAITAEPSTPTPLQATLFGGLGGLLVVFSIIGLDKLKIDDPVGAISVHGAVGLLGLLLVPVTNPGNSSFSGQLIGALTIFVWVFGVSSVFWFLLKKTFGIRVSEEEEFDGVDLTECGMEAYPEFTSK, encoded by the coding sequence ATGGAGAATTCAATTTTTCAACTTCAATACGCATTAGACACGTTTTACTTTTTGGTGTGTGGTGCACTGGTAATGTGGATGGCAGCCGGCTTTGCCATGTTAGAGTCCGGTTTGGTTCGCGCAAAAAACACAACGGAAATTCTAACCAAGAACGTTGCGCTTTATGCGGTGGCTTGCACTATGTACTTAATCTGCGGTTATTCCATTATGTATGGCGGGGATGATTTCACCCTGGCCTTGAGTGGCATTAGCGGAAACGGTGTTGATGCGGGAAAAGCGTATGCACCTTCTGCGGACTTTTTCTTTCAGGTGGTATTTGTTGCAACTGCTATGTCCATTGTGTCTGGTGCGGTTGCTGAACGAATGAAGCTATGGGCATTCCTGGCTTTTGCCGTGGTCATGTGCGGACTCATCTATCCTATGGAAGGTCGATGGACCTGGGGTACCCAGCCCGTGTTTGGCATGTATACCCTGGGTAAACTTGGGTGGAGCGATTTTGCAGGCTCGGGTATTGTGCACTTGGCGGGTGCCTCCGCTGCACTTTCCGGTGTGCTTTTCCTTGGTGCCCGTAAGGGTAAATACGGCCCTAACGGTCAGGTGAATGCCATTCCTGGTGCAAACTTGCCACTTGCTACGCTAGGTACATTCATTCTTTGGATGGGGTGGTTTGGCTTCAATGGTGGTTCGGTTTTAGCTACTGCCAGTGTAGAAAGCGCGAACTCGGTTGCGGTGGTATTTATGAATACTAACGCAGCCGCAGCGGGAGGCTTAATTGCGGCATTGCTATTGGCACGTTTTATTTTCGGTAAAGCCGATTTAACTATGGCCCTTAACGGTGCGTTGGCTGGTCTGGTTGCGATTACTGCTGAGCCTTCAACTCCTACGCCTTTGCAGGCCACATTATTTGGTGGTTTGGGTGGCTTATTGGTTGTATTTAGCATTATCGGTTTGGATAAGCTGAAGATCGATGACCCTGTGGGTGCGATTTCCGTGCACGGCGCGGTTGGTCTACTTGGTCTGTTATTGGTGCCGGTCACTAATCCTGGAAATTCCAGTTTCTCTGGCCAGTTGATTGGTGCGTTGACTATCTTTGTCTGGGTGTTTGGTGTTAGTTCGGTGTTCTGGTTCTTGCTGAAGAAAACCTTCGGTATTCGGGTCAGCGAAGAAGAGGAATTTGATGGGGTAGACCTGACCGAATGCGGGATGGAAGCCTATCCAGAATTCACCAGCAAGTAA
- a CDS encoding P-II family nitrogen regulator, with protein MKLVTAIIKPFKLESVRESLAEMGIQGVTVTEARGFGRQNGHTELYRGAEYIVDFLPKTKVEVVVMDEQQEAVMDAIHKAAYSGKIGDGKIFIRSVEQVIRIRTGETGEAAL; from the coding sequence ATGAAATTAGTTACCGCAATCATCAAGCCGTTTAAGTTGGAGTCTGTTCGAGAGTCTTTAGCTGAGATGGGTATTCAAGGTGTAACAGTAACCGAAGCGCGAGGCTTTGGTCGGCAAAACGGGCATACCGAATTGTATCGGGGAGCGGAATACATTGTGGATTTCCTCCCGAAAACCAAAGTGGAAGTTGTGGTGATGGATGAACAGCAAGAGGCTGTGATGGATGCGATCCACAAAGCAGCATACAGCGGAAAAATCGGCGACGGAAAAATTTTTATTCGTTCCGTAGAACAGGTTATTCGTATTCGCACCGGTGAAACGGGCGAAGCGGCTTTATAA
- a CDS encoding TorF family putative porin, giving the protein MKKSAIAMGVAGLLSGVAQAEVTGNIGVVSDYYFRGVNLGDAGVYAGLDFAKNGFFAGTWWIDDGTEGNDGMEADFYGGYGMEYEQGFSWSIGYSRYTYTYTNDYEHEVGLNLSYGDFSLDLVTGEDDDDGADAASYDALIFSYSYKFLGFTAGAFRPEDSADDYEWAEISVSGELIEGIDATFSIGAASFDNRDTDGYMVLDISKSFELFK; this is encoded by the coding sequence ATGAAAAAGTCAGCCATTGCAATGGGTGTAGCAGGACTGTTATCCGGTGTTGCTCAGGCAGAAGTCACCGGCAATATCGGCGTGGTGTCGGATTATTACTTCCGTGGTGTCAACCTCGGCGATGCAGGTGTTTATGCCGGGTTAGATTTTGCAAAAAACGGTTTCTTCGCCGGTACTTGGTGGATTGATGACGGTACCGAAGGCAACGACGGTATGGAAGCCGATTTCTATGGCGGTTACGGCATGGAATATGAACAAGGCTTTTCCTGGAGTATTGGCTATTCACGATACACCTACACCTACACCAATGACTATGAGCATGAAGTTGGTTTAAACCTTTCCTACGGAGACTTCAGCCTGGATTTGGTCACAGGTGAAGATGACGATGATGGTGCTGATGCCGCGTCTTACGATGCGTTGATATTTAGCTACAGCTACAAATTCCTTGGTTTTACTGCCGGTGCGTTCAGGCCGGAAGACTCTGCCGATGATTATGAGTGGGCAGAGATATCGGTGAGTGGTGAACTCATCGAAGGTATCGATGCGACTTTCTCCATAGGTGCAGCCAGTTTTGATAATCGAGACACCGATGGTTACATGGTGTTGGATATCAGTAAGAGCTTTGAACTTTTTAAATAA
- a CDS encoding accessory factor UbiK family protein, translating into MINEVTKTLLNEARDIFSKSPAQAISAEANSKFRALLEAQLKKMNLVTREEFDTQKAILERTRAKLEMLENKLAQIEKQEG; encoded by the coding sequence ATGATTAATGAAGTAACCAAAACCCTACTTAATGAAGCACGCGACATTTTTTCAAAAAGCCCCGCTCAGGCGATATCTGCTGAGGCAAATTCAAAATTTCGAGCGTTACTTGAAGCCCAATTAAAAAAGATGAATTTGGTAACACGTGAAGAATTCGATACCCAAAAGGCTATCCTGGAGCGTACCCGAGCAAAACTGGAAATGCTCGAAAACAAGCTTGCACAGATTGAAAAACAAGAAGGCTAG
- a CDS encoding ABC transporter substrate-binding protein, protein MSRTKRFGMAFILLFISELSVGGATVLVVDSYHAQFPWVMSYREGLEEVLAGRYTLQYFEMDTKRLPRSQYQERADRAWEVYLQTKPALVILADDNALEYLGPEFSDVDTPVVYMGINRNPRDYVSYGAKNITGVLERPLMKRSIASIKALLPETQNVLVLFDSGPTSQSLLTEMFEGQRRHRIHGVNVDIRSIDDWDTWQKTILMSSPHYDALVVGLYQAIVDGNNIHIPAETVINWTSQHTPIPPFGFWDFSVGEKKCIGGLVLYGKEQGKAAGTMALKILKGTSPRKLSPRTAPHGHYLYSEKQLNKYAIHLPRKIALKAELIE, encoded by the coding sequence GTGAGTCGAACGAAACGATTTGGCATGGCGTTTATATTGTTGTTTATTTCCGAGCTATCTGTTGGTGGTGCCACCGTTCTGGTTGTTGATAGCTATCATGCGCAATTCCCGTGGGTGATGAGTTACCGCGAAGGGCTTGAAGAAGTGTTAGCGGGTCGGTATACCCTGCAATATTTCGAAATGGACACAAAACGGTTGCCAAGGTCTCAGTATCAAGAGCGTGCAGACCGCGCATGGGAGGTCTACCTACAGACCAAGCCCGCTTTGGTGATCCTTGCGGATGATAATGCGCTTGAATATCTGGGGCCGGAGTTTTCTGACGTTGACACGCCGGTGGTCTATATGGGAATAAATCGTAATCCGCGAGATTACGTTTCCTATGGTGCGAAGAATATTACCGGGGTATTGGAACGGCCTTTGATGAAGCGTTCTATTGCGAGTATTAAAGCCTTACTTCCCGAAACGCAGAATGTCTTGGTGCTTTTTGATTCAGGTCCGACCTCCCAATCCTTGCTGACTGAAATGTTTGAAGGACAACGTCGGCACCGTATTCACGGTGTTAATGTGGATATTCGTTCAATTGATGATTGGGATACTTGGCAAAAAACAATTTTGATGTCGAGCCCGCATTATGATGCCCTGGTAGTGGGGCTGTATCAGGCGATTGTCGACGGGAATAATATACATATACCTGCGGAAACCGTGATCAATTGGACTTCGCAGCATACGCCTATCCCTCCTTTTGGTTTTTGGGATTTCTCCGTAGGTGAAAAAAAATGCATCGGCGGTCTGGTACTGTATGGCAAAGAACAGGGTAAAGCTGCTGGTACAATGGCGTTGAAAATTTTAAAAGGTACTTCCCCAAGGAAACTGTCCCCCCGGACAGCCCCTCATGGTCACTACCTCTATAGCGAAAAGCAGTTGAACAAATATGCCATTCATCTACCTAGGAAGATCGCTTTAAAGGCGGAGCTTATCGAGTAA
- a CDS encoding YifB family Mg chelatase-like AAA ATPase: MPLAVIHTRAQLGISAPQVIVEVHLSNGLPGFTIVGLPEAAVKESKDRVRSAILNSHLEFPQRKITVNLAPADLPKEGGRYDLAIALGILAASEQIPDTQLDQFEFIGELALSGDLRPVNACISAAIQSTKENRTLILPTANSTEAALYRQGKILTAKNLLQVSAFLHQRIELSKPEKQTQNYSEPAMLNISDIKGQQQAKRALEIAAAGEHNILFFGPPGTGKSMLASRLPSILPPLNEDEAIEVAAIQSVVTIKRNNDNWLTRPFRRPHHTASAAALVGGGSHPKPGEISLAHHGVLFLDELPEFSRKVLEVLREPLEYGKIHISRANAQIEYPSNFQLVAAMNPCPCGFFGDGSDKCRCTPAQTHRYKDKISGPLLDRIDMHIQVNSLSVEELQNAEQGEASESIQKRVITARERQISRQGKTNKNLTGKELNDFCQLTSSDKNFLIQAIDSLGLSARAYDRILKVARTIADLNLSDNIHHQHIAEAFGYRNLDRRSTNRLTSG; the protein is encoded by the coding sequence ATGCCTCTGGCTGTTATTCATACTCGCGCCCAATTGGGTATATCTGCCCCTCAGGTCATTGTCGAAGTCCATTTATCTAATGGCTTGCCGGGTTTTACCATTGTTGGTTTACCGGAAGCTGCAGTAAAGGAAAGCAAAGACCGGGTTCGCAGTGCCATTCTGAATAGTCACCTGGAATTTCCACAACGAAAAATAACCGTTAACTTGGCCCCCGCGGATTTACCGAAAGAAGGAGGGCGCTACGATTTAGCTATTGCTCTGGGCATACTTGCCGCTTCGGAACAAATTCCCGATACACAACTGGATCAATTTGAATTTATTGGTGAGCTTGCACTTTCCGGCGATTTGCGCCCCGTTAATGCGTGTATTTCGGCAGCAATTCAAAGCACAAAAGAAAATCGCACGTTGATTTTACCGACCGCGAATAGTACAGAGGCGGCCTTGTATCGACAGGGAAAAATACTGACTGCAAAAAACCTATTACAAGTCAGCGCGTTTTTACATCAGAGAATCGAATTATCGAAACCTGAAAAACAGACACAGAATTATTCTGAACCTGCAATGCTAAATATTTCTGATATTAAAGGTCAACAACAAGCAAAGCGTGCACTCGAAATAGCCGCAGCGGGTGAACATAACATTCTTTTTTTTGGTCCACCCGGCACAGGGAAATCCATGTTAGCCAGTCGGTTACCGAGTATTTTGCCGCCGTTAAATGAAGACGAAGCAATTGAAGTTGCCGCAATTCAATCCGTTGTAACGATTAAAAGAAATAATGACAATTGGCTAACTCGTCCATTCCGTCGGCCTCATCATACAGCTTCCGCTGCAGCGCTGGTTGGCGGCGGCAGCCATCCCAAACCAGGAGAAATATCACTTGCCCATCACGGTGTTTTATTTTTGGATGAGCTACCTGAATTTTCTCGCAAAGTGCTTGAGGTTTTACGCGAGCCTTTAGAGTACGGGAAAATACATATATCACGAGCCAATGCACAAATAGAATATCCCAGTAATTTTCAACTTGTCGCCGCCATGAATCCGTGTCCTTGTGGTTTTTTCGGCGATGGCTCCGATAAATGCCGTTGTACTCCGGCACAAACCCATCGATATAAAGATAAAATTTCCGGGCCATTACTGGACCGCATCGACATGCATATTCAAGTTAATAGTTTATCGGTTGAAGAACTGCAAAATGCCGAGCAAGGGGAAGCAAGTGAATCGATACAAAAGCGAGTAATAACAGCAAGAGAACGACAAATTTCTCGCCAGGGGAAAACCAATAAAAATCTCACCGGCAAAGAACTGAATGATTTTTGCCAATTAACTTCATCCGATAAAAACTTTTTAATTCAAGCGATCGACTCTCTCGGGCTATCGGCAAGAGCTTACGACCGAATATTAAAAGTGGCCCGAACAATTGCAGACCTTAACCTGAGCGATAATATTCATCACCAACACATTGCCGAAGCGTTTGGTTATCGTAACCTCGACCGGAGAAGCACAAACCGTCTCACCTCTGGGTAA